The Larus michahellis chromosome 16, bLarMic1.1, whole genome shotgun sequence genome has a segment encoding these proteins:
- the HSPB7 gene encoding heat shock protein beta-7, which translates to MNGKSSSAFRLERSFHRSASPADTMELFGSFVRPRGETLGFPARPGNTGTVKTLGNTYQFTVDVCDFAPEDIIVTTSNNQIEVHAEKLAADGTVMNTFTHKCQLPEDVDPTSVSSSLGDDGTLTIRAQRQPAKHADHVQQTFRTEIKI; encoded by the exons ATGAACGGGAAATCCTCGTCTGCTTTCCGATTGGAGCGCAGCTTTCACCGGTCGGCATCGCCTGCCGACACCATGGAGCTTTTTGGGAGCTTCGTCCGCCCCCGGGGTGAGACTTTGGGGTTCCCAG CTCGGCCCGGCAACACCGGCACAGTGAAGACCTTGGGCAACACCTATCAGTTCACGGTGGACGTCTGTGACTTCGCCCCCGAGGACATCATCGTCACCACTTCCAACAACCAGATCGAGGTGCATGCCGAGAAG ctggctgcagACGGCACCGTCATGAATACCTTCACCCACAAATGCCAGCTGCCTGAAGATGTGGACCCCACATCGGTATCGTCCTCGCTGGGGGACGATGGCACGTTGACCATCCGGGCTCAGCGACAGCCCGCCAAGCACGCCGACCACGTCCAGCAAACCTTCCGGACTGAGATCAAGATCTGA